Below is a genomic region from Myxococcus fulvus.
ACGCGGTTGGAGAACACGCGGTTCAGGACACTGCCCGGCTTCGCCGCCACCACCCGATACACCAGCACCGTGTAGAGGATGCCCACCGCGGTGTAGCCGCCCGTGCGCACCACCGTCTTGAACGCCGGGCCCATCGGCAGGGCAATCATCGCCGCCACCACGGGCAGGGCCAGCCACGGCGCCCAGCGCATCCACGGGAAGGCCGACAGGCCCTTGCCCTCCGGGTGACGCAGCGCCAATGACAACAGCGCGCCCAGCGCGAGCGAGTCCACGCGGCAGAACGTCACCACGTACGTGCTCTCCTCGCTGGCGCCCGCCAGCGTGAGCCCCACCCGCACCGCCACCGCCAGGGCGATGGTGCCCAGGCACAGGCGGATGGCACCTTTGTACGAGACGGCGGCGATGAGGAACGGCCAGACGATGTAGAACTGCTCTTCAATCGCCAGCGACCACACCACGCCGAGGATGGGGTGCGTCGTGTCCACCCACAGCTGGTAGAAGTTGGACAGGTAGAGCAGGTACCAGACGGCGCCGTCCGTGGTGATGCGCTCGTCCAGGTTCAGCCGCCCCGCCAGCGACGGCAGCACCAGGAACGACACCGCCAGCGCCGCGTAGTACAGCGGGAAGATGCGCAGCACGCGCCGCGCGTAGAAGTTGCGGAAGTAGTACGTCTGCCCCTTCGCCTCCCACAGGATGCCGGTGATGAGGAAGCCGGAGAGGACGAAGAACAGGTCCACGCCCGTCCACCCCGCACCGGCCAACCACCACGTCGCCTTGCCCGCGACGCTCTGGTCGCTCAGGTGCGTGGTGTGGAAGAAGACGACCAGGAGGACCGCGAGTCCCCGCACGCCATCGAGCACGGGCAGGTGCCCATGCAGGCGCGGAGCAGGCGCCGCCGACGCCGCGGCGTCAGGACGGGCGAGATGGGAAGACATGGGATTCTCATACCAACAACGTCAGTTCTCCAACAAGGTTGGCTCCCGGCCCTCGTGAGCGGAGCAGGCGGGCACCCGCGCGCGACGGATTCGACGGGGCGGCTGAAACTCCCGCGCGTCTCGTGACACGGTGGTGGCGTGGCTCTTCTTTCCGCGGTGAAGATGGTCCTGGTGGGTGCGCCCCCATCCGACACGGAGGGTGAGCGCCGCCTGTTGCGCCGGGCCCGCACGGGGGACCCCGCCGCCTTCCGCACGCTCTTCGAGCGGCACTCGCCCGCGGTCTGGCGCTTCCTCAGGGATTTGCTCCGCGACGAGGCCGCCGCCGACGAGGCCACCCAGGAGACCTTCGTCCGCGCGCACGCGAGGCTCGGGGCGCTGCGCGATGAGGACCGGGTGGGCGCGTGGCTGCTCGGCATCGCCCGACATGTCTATCTGGAGTCCCGCCGCACCCGGGGGGTCCACGTGGACGTGGAGGACGAGGAGCACGCCGCGCACCTGGAGGCGGTGCTGCCCACGCCGTCACCCGAAGACTTGTTGTTGGACCGGGAGCTGGAGGGGCTCTTGGCCCAGGCGCTCGGGACGCTCAACGAGGAGCGGCGCGCGGCGCTGCTGTTGCGCATCGACCATGGGCTTCCCTACGAGGAGATTGCTTCGGTGATGGGCTGGTCGCTGCAGAAGGTGAAGAACGAAATCCACCGCGCGCGCCTGCGCCTGCGCGAGCAGCTGGCCGCCCATCTCGGAGGAGGACACCCATGAGCACGTGCCGCGAGAGCGAGCTGGACGCGCTGCTGGCCGGAGAGCTTTCACCCGAGGACGCCACGAGGGTGCGCGCGCACGCGGACGCCTGCGCCGCCTGCAGGCACGCGCTGGCATGGCAGCGCGCCGAGCGCGGGTGGATGGCCCAGCGCGCGCGCCGCGAACCCCGCCGCCCTGGCCTGAGCTTCGAGGCGCTCGAGGCGCGCCTGAACGCCCGC
It encodes:
- a CDS encoding RNA polymerase sigma factor, which gives rise to MALLSAVKMVLVGAPPSDTEGERRLLRRARTGDPAAFRTLFERHSPAVWRFLRDLLRDEAAADEATQETFVRAHARLGALRDEDRVGAWLLGIARHVYLESRRTRGVHVDVEDEEHAAHLEAVLPTPSPEDLLLDRELEGLLAQALGTLNEERRAALLLRIDHGLPYEEIASVMGWSLQKVKNEIHRARLRLREQLAAHLGGGHP
- a CDS encoding acyltransferase family protein translates to MSSHLARPDAAASAAPAPRLHGHLPVLDGVRGLAVLLVVFFHTTHLSDQSVAGKATWWLAGAGWTGVDLFFVLSGFLITGILWEAKGQTYYFRNFYARRVLRIFPLYYAALAVSFLVLPSLAGRLNLDERITTDGAVWYLLYLSNFYQLWVDTTHPILGVVWSLAIEEQFYIVWPFLIAAVSYKGAIRLCLGTIALAVAVRVGLTLAGASEESTYVVTFCRVDSLALGALLSLALRHPEGKGLSAFPWMRWAPWLALPVVAAMIALPMGPAFKTVVRTGGYTAVGILYTVLVYRVVAAKPGSVLNRVFSNRVFLTYGKYSYAIYLVHSPLDAILRRTVLKTPLQQVAGSDFPMQLVFYVVAAVLSWGIALVSWNLFEKHFLKLKDYFPYSERPAPVTVPASTGSSGAAS